From Panicum hallii strain FIL2 chromosome 2, PHallii_v3.1, whole genome shotgun sequence, a single genomic window includes:
- the LOC112882591 gene encoding uncharacterized protein LOC112882591, giving the protein MREMVFCGTGSFKDVDKEEGAGGAGDGKPAAAAKAKKAGGKNKGKGNPYASRGLDKFSTVLSELESKREKILRRVGPEVDAGHLMVRFVQSDAKGWVPIVVKLPHEEEQAADAKKRQSKPAKPTSRTSTPPTEPASPKEDPAKPAHVAAAAAVAAAAAPKAAVPAKKSKVSGVRWGWAWGRKVRPCHYWPLAMALLLLSLVVFGRVFAICCTSIWWYLLPILSGEEALGATRSPAAKARKDVVNKTGDKLAVAPPPSHGKKNSSGAALEVISPRSHAHRKKG; this is encoded by the coding sequence ATGCGAGAAATGGTGTTCTGCGGCACGGGTAGCTTCAAGGACGTCGACAAGGaggagggcgccggcggcgccggcgacgggaaaccggccgcggcggcgaagGCGAAGAAGGCGGGCGGCAAGAACAAGGGGAAGGGCAACCCCTACGCGTCACGGGGGCTGGACAAGTTCTCCACCGTGCTGTCCGAGCTCGAGTCCAAGAGGGAGAAGATCCTGCGGCGCGTCGGCCCGGAGGTCGACGCCGGCCACCTCATGGTCCGGTTCGTGCAGTCCGATGCCAAGGGCTGGGTGCCCATCGTCGTCAAGCTCCCGCACGAGGAGGAGCAGGCTGCCGACGCCAAGAAGAGGCAGAGCAAGCCGGCCAAGCCAACATCAAGGACCTCGACGCCGCCCACGGAGCCTGCCAGCCCCAAGGAAGACCCCGCTAAGCCCGCCCACGttgccgcggcggcggcagtggcggcggcggcggcgccgaaggCAGCTGTGCCGGCGAAGAAGAGTAAGGTCAGCGGCGTGAGGTGGGGCTGGGCCTGGGGAAGGAAGGTGAGGCCGTGCCACTACTGGCCGCTGGCCATGGCGCTCCTGCTGCTGAGCCTCGTGGTGTTCGGGAGGGTGTTCGCCATCTGCTGCACCTCCATTTGGTGGTATCTCTTGCCGATCTTGAGCGGGGAGGAAGCCCTGGGCGCGACGAGATCACCGGCGGCAAAGGCCCGCAAGGATGTTGTCAACAAGACCGGCGACAAACTCGCTGTGGCGCCGCCTCCTTCGCATGGCAAGAAGAACAGCTCTGGCGCTGCTCTCGAGGTGATTTCACCAAGAAGCCATGCACATCGAAAGAAAGGGTAA
- the LOC112882785 gene encoding NADH dehydrogenase [ubiquinone] iron-sulfur protein 4, mitochondrial: MAAPLRRSLPSLGRALLSPAPVRMLSADASDALVEIKPGEIGMVSGIPEEHLRRKVVIYSPARTASQQGSGKVGRWKINFLSTQKWENPLMGWTSTGDPYANVGEAGLTFDSAESAKAFAEKHGWNYVVRKRHTPLLKPKAYAENFKWRGPPKPEQA; encoded by the exons ATGGCCGCCCCGCTCCGGCGGAGCCTCCCCTCCCTCGGCCGCGCGCTCCTCTCGCCGGCGCCGGTGCGGATGCTCTCCGCGGATGCCTCCGACGCCCTGGTTGAGATCAAGCCGGGGGAGATCGGGATGGTATCCGGCATCCCCGAGGAGCACCTCCGCCGTAAG GTTGTAATTTATTCACCTGCTAGGACTGCATCCCAGCAAGGTTCAGGCAAAGTCGGGAGGTGGAAAATTAACTTTTTGTCAACCCAAAA GTGGGAGAACCCGTTGATGGGGTGGACATCTACTGGGGATCCATATGCTAATGTTGGTGAAGCAGGACTTACGTTCGACAGTGCGGAGTCAGCAAAGGCATTTGCTGAAAAACATGGATGGAATTATGTG GTTCGGAAACGTCATACACCTCTTTTGAAG CCCAAGGCTTACGCAGAGAACTTTAAGTGGAGAGGTCCCCCGAAGCCGGAGCAAGCTTGA
- the LOC112882783 gene encoding uncharacterized protein LOC112882783, whose amino-acid sequence MAMVQPADPAVKANEILARFRPIAPKPALAAAASPVAQAAAEGVVAANRVLCQLQSRPCRARKRGRPTVVPVSPKSPAQPAAKRKRAAAPYPPLRCAAATDAVATATREHVSVVVPGSACLPLASLPPAATVAEDLVKVPVERDLLRKLLEPKVISPRAMRPVCSTIHVECIRRTDATCTDAVSKTAAEVEAEMEADALPALVSDSSNRVRLVNDAYKEMVGQPECPWLDAVAAASRRISGEVVLVVAEPALLPEPHEVLACTARIDWEYGGKCTSILAQCDVSRLLCESRDYLFTWRFRTADADASVGRRSGEASDS is encoded by the coding sequence ATGGCCATGGTGCAGCCGGCGGACCCGGCCGTCAAGGCCAACGAGATCCTGGCGCGGTTCCGCCCCATCGCGCCCAAGCCCGcactcgcggcggcggcgtcgccggTGGCGCAGGCCGCGGCCGAGGGCGTGGTGGCCGCCAACCGCGTGCTGTGCCAGCTCCAGAgcaggccgtgccgcgcgcggAAGCGCGGCCGCCCGACCGTCGTGCCGGTCTCCCCGAAGTCGCCCGCGCAGCCGGCCGCCAAGcggaagagggcggcggcgccgtacCCGCCGCTCCGGTGCGCGGCGGCTACCGACGCGgtggcgacggcgacgagggagCATGTGTCGGTGGTCGTCCCGGGCAGTGCATGCCTCCCCCTGGCGTCGCTGCCGCCGGCGGCCACGGTCGCCGAGGACCTGGTGAAGGTGCCCGTGGAGCGCGACCTGCTGCGGAAGCTGCTGGAGCCCAAGGTGATCTCGCCGCGGGCGATGCGCCCCGTGTGCTCCACCATCCACGTCGAGTGCATCCGCCGCACCGACGCGACCTGCACCGACGCCGTCtcgaagacggcggcggaggtggaggcggagATGGAGGCCGACGCGCTCCCGGCGCTGGTCTCTGACTCGAGCAACCGCGTCCGGCTGGTGAACGACGCGTACAAGGAGATGGTGGGACAGCCCGAGTGCCCGTGGCTCGACGCCGTGGCCGCCGCGTCGAGGAGGATCAGCGgggaggtggtgctggtggtggccGAGCCAGCTTTGCTGCCGGAGCCCCACGAGGTGCTCGCATGCACGGCCAGGATCGATTGGGAGTACGGCGGCAAGTGCACCTCCATCTTGGCGCAGTGCGACGTTAGCCGTCTGCTGTGCGAGTCCAGGGACTACCTCTTCACCTGGAGGTTTCGcaccgccgacgccgacgcctcCGTGGGCCGCCGCTCCGGCGAGGCAAGCGACAGCTAG